In Novosphingobium resinovorum, the following are encoded in one genomic region:
- a CDS encoding TonB-dependent siderophore receptor, translating to MLPIAAAAQAADENAPVRADEIVVTADRRDTFSADYVQAGTFRDSLLRDTPLTIAVMTKDLLEAQQARGLIDAVRNTPGVTQAQINTAIYSNLAIRGIVLNNFTNVRWNGVLPIVNLIEQPIESKDRIEVLKGAAGLYYGFATPSGIVNLVTERPNAAPVTRFDVQGDSNGSVGAGFDIGRSFGAAGLRVNAGTSIIETGLKRSEGIRRFASGSFDWRPADGLEILLDAEYNYKSVTEPTEFSLPAAVNGVIAIPPLQSPSKNLGAAWMQGRGWETNLLARMNYDLTPDWRISAAIGQSYLTRGRAYSSFGGYNLATGDGTVTVAMTDGNDYRNVIYRGDLSGKFRTGPIEHNLLLGVSFYTRDSNVPTAVRYSFAQNLYDPVVIPRQPTPPRIIANPSRVEDLGLYIFDRASLGDWLQATVGYRKTDYSDVSRTTSYKIKPGTWTYGVMVKPISWANIYANYIEGLEPGPIAQQIANNAGEILPAAISKQKEVGIKIEPLRGLLATGAYFHIKRPSAYLNSANVFVQDAEAAYEGAEFSLVGEVVPNLSIAASAMYLDAMQKSGNATVVGKLIENVSKYSGSLFLEYRVPVVEGLRVSAGMFHVGRRAVNALNQGFVPGYETFDLGASYTFDLLGNRTTARIYGENITGKRYWASTGSSLLAQGLPATVKLSISTQFP from the coding sequence TTGCTGCCGATCGCTGCCGCGGCCCAGGCCGCCGACGAGAATGCTCCCGTCCGCGCGGATGAGATCGTGGTGACGGCCGACCGACGGGACACCTTCAGCGCCGACTACGTACAAGCGGGCACGTTCCGCGATTCGCTCCTGCGCGATACCCCGCTGACGATCGCGGTCATGACCAAGGACCTTCTTGAGGCGCAGCAGGCGCGCGGACTGATCGACGCCGTTCGCAATACGCCGGGCGTCACCCAGGCACAGATCAATACCGCGATCTACAGCAACCTCGCCATTCGCGGGATCGTCCTGAACAACTTCACCAACGTGCGCTGGAACGGCGTGCTGCCGATCGTCAACCTGATCGAGCAGCCCATCGAGAGCAAGGATCGCATCGAGGTGCTCAAGGGCGCGGCGGGGCTCTACTACGGATTCGCAACGCCGTCCGGCATCGTCAACCTGGTGACCGAGCGGCCGAACGCCGCGCCTGTGACCCGGTTCGATGTCCAGGGCGACAGCAACGGATCGGTTGGCGCGGGCTTCGACATCGGGCGCAGCTTCGGCGCGGCGGGCCTACGCGTGAACGCCGGAACCTCGATCATCGAGACCGGCCTCAAGCGCAGCGAGGGCATTCGCCGCTTTGCCTCAGGGTCGTTCGACTGGCGCCCAGCCGACGGGCTCGAAATCCTCCTCGACGCCGAATACAATTACAAGTCCGTCACCGAGCCGACCGAATTCAGCCTACCGGCTGCGGTGAACGGCGTCATCGCGATACCGCCGCTGCAGTCGCCGTCGAAGAACCTCGGCGCGGCCTGGATGCAGGGGCGCGGCTGGGAAACCAACCTGCTGGCCCGCATGAACTACGACCTGACGCCCGACTGGCGCATCTCCGCCGCGATCGGGCAGTCCTACCTCACCCGGGGGCGGGCCTATTCCTCGTTCGGCGGCTACAATCTGGCGACCGGCGACGGGACCGTCACGGTCGCCATGACGGACGGCAACGACTACAGGAACGTGATCTATCGCGGCGACCTGTCCGGCAAGTTCCGCACCGGACCGATCGAGCACAACCTGCTGCTCGGCGTGTCTTTCTACACCCGCGACAGCAACGTGCCGACCGCCGTGCGCTATAGCTTCGCGCAGAACCTCTATGATCCGGTAGTGATCCCGCGGCAGCCGACCCCGCCCCGGATCATCGCCAACCCCTCGCGCGTCGAAGACCTCGGGCTGTACATCTTCGATCGGGCTTCCCTCGGCGACTGGCTGCAGGCGACCGTCGGCTATCGCAAGACCGATTACAGCGACGTCAGCCGTACCACCAGCTACAAGATCAAGCCGGGCACCTGGACTTACGGCGTCATGGTGAAGCCGATCAGCTGGGCCAACATCTACGCCAACTACATCGAAGGGCTCGAACCCGGCCCGATCGCCCAGCAGATCGCGAACAATGCCGGCGAGATCCTGCCGGCCGCGATCAGCAAGCAGAAAGAAGTCGGCATCAAGATCGAACCGCTCCGGGGCCTGCTCGCGACCGGCGCCTACTTCCACATCAAGCGGCCCTCGGCCTATCTCAACAGCGCGAACGTCTTCGTCCAGGATGCCGAGGCCGCGTACGAAGGCGCCGAGTTCAGCCTGGTCGGCGAAGTCGTACCCAACCTGTCGATCGCCGCCAGCGCCATGTATCTCGATGCCATGCAGAAGTCCGGCAACGCCACCGTGGTCGGCAAGCTGATCGAGAACGTGTCGAAATATTCCGGATCGCTGTTCCTCGAATACCGCGTTCCGGTGGTCGAGGGCTTGCGAGTTTCGGCGGGCATGTTCCATGTCGGCCGCAGGGCCGTCAACGCGCTCAACCAGGGCTTCGTCCCGGGCTACGAGACGTTCGACCTTGGCGCCAGCTATACGTTCGACCTTTTGGGCAACCGCACCACGGCGCGCATCTACGGTGAGAACATCACGGGCAAGCGCTACTGGGCATCGACCGGATCGAGCCTGCTCGCACAGGGCCTGCCGGCGACGGTCAAACTGAGCATCTCCACGCAGTTTCCGTAA
- a CDS encoding sensor histidine kinase, with protein sequence MPPEHRPKRRASGPIRSAAFRFALLLAGVFAIGAAALLIVVEEQIGRYATEATNGGLQAEMSVLQGEYAQLGQSGLTDAMARHAGVRPEAPYRYLLLDVAGRRLFGDLPATAMTEGWSTVNVIEPEPGQQGTRRESMTTLGARLPDGLRLVVASDNYDVQMLRHRLGRFTLLSGIGITLFALLGGYLTGRLFVRRLDRVNGAVDRIVEGDRAERLPMIGLGPEFDELARNLNRMLDRNAAAMEALRQVSNDIAHDLRTPLSRLHQRLEQMQDSPEIEPAMIDDALEQTSGILATFQALLRIGALEGGVGRRRFTQVDLSELMDRVHQAYAPVAEDAEHIYLADHAPGIVVDGDGELLAQLFTNLVENAIVHTPAGTTITSRLFVENGGIVAEVSDTGQGIPVSERANVFRRFYRLDASRHTEGSGLGLALVAAIAALHDAVCTIPGNASGLTVRIAFPSGPS encoded by the coding sequence ATGCCGCCTGAGCACCGGCCTAAGCGCCGGGCTTCCGGGCCGATCCGCAGCGCGGCCTTCCGTTTCGCGCTGCTTCTCGCCGGGGTCTTCGCCATCGGTGCGGCCGCGCTGCTGATCGTCGTCGAAGAGCAGATCGGGCGCTATGCCACCGAAGCGACGAACGGCGGCCTGCAGGCGGAGATGAGCGTGCTTCAGGGCGAATACGCGCAACTCGGGCAATCCGGTCTGACCGACGCGATGGCCCGTCACGCAGGCGTTCGTCCCGAGGCACCCTATCGCTACCTGCTGCTCGATGTCGCAGGCCGCCGCCTGTTCGGCGATCTTCCGGCGACGGCGATGACGGAGGGCTGGAGCACGGTGAACGTGATAGAGCCCGAGCCGGGCCAGCAAGGCACGCGCCGGGAAAGCATGACTACGCTCGGCGCGCGTCTGCCGGACGGGTTGCGGCTGGTCGTGGCCAGCGACAACTACGACGTGCAGATGCTGCGCCACCGGCTCGGCCGCTTCACCCTGCTCAGCGGGATCGGCATCACGCTCTTCGCACTGCTGGGCGGATATCTCACCGGGAGGCTCTTCGTGCGTCGTCTCGACCGGGTAAACGGCGCGGTCGATCGCATCGTCGAGGGGGACCGTGCGGAGCGGCTGCCGATGATCGGCCTAGGCCCGGAATTCGACGAACTCGCGCGGAACCTGAATCGGATGCTTGATCGCAACGCGGCGGCGATGGAGGCACTGCGGCAGGTTTCGAACGACATCGCGCATGATTTGCGCACGCCGCTCAGCCGTCTGCACCAGCGGCTTGAGCAGATGCAGGACAGCCCCGAGATCGAACCGGCGATGATCGACGACGCCCTTGAACAGACGTCCGGTATCCTCGCGACCTTTCAGGCGCTGCTGCGGATCGGCGCGCTCGAAGGTGGGGTCGGGCGCCGGCGCTTCACGCAGGTAGATCTCAGCGAACTGATGGACCGCGTCCATCAGGCTTATGCCCCGGTGGCCGAGGATGCCGAGCACATCTATCTCGCCGACCACGCACCGGGCATCGTCGTGGACGGCGACGGGGAACTGCTGGCGCAGCTCTTCACCAACCTGGTGGAGAACGCCATCGTCCACACGCCGGCGGGAACGACGATCACGTCCCGGCTCTTCGTGGAAAATGGGGGCATCGTGGCCGAGGTGTCCGATACCGGGCAAGGTATCCCGGTGTCGGAGCGCGCCAACGTCTTCCGGCGGTTCTATCGCCTCGATGCCAGCCGCCATACCGAGGGTTCGGGGCTCGGCCTGGCGCTGGTGGCGGCGATCGCAGCCCTGCACGATGCAGTCTGCACGATCCCCGGGAATGCCTCGGGCCTGACGGTCCGGATTGCCTTTCCGTCCGGCCCATCCTGA